The Sesamum indicum cultivar Zhongzhi No. 13 linkage group LG9, S_indicum_v1.0, whole genome shotgun sequence genome segment CTCGAGGAGACGTGATGCCTCAGGGAGAAGTACTATAATCTCTAAGAGACTTTGAGTCCAGTTGGGAGAAGACTCCTCAACCACCTCCCTAAAAATTCGAGAAGGCAGCATTATCCCCAGAAGATACAGGACAGACTCCAACAGCCACCCCGAATCTAAGGGGGATCCTCTAGCTGTCCCTCGACTTCAAGGGGGATTAGCCAGTCGTTGGGGACTCTGCACCAAATCTGAGGGGGATTCAATATTATCCGATAATTTTGAGGTCATGCTCCCCCAAATTCGTGACCTTCTCCAACCACCTTGTGGgtgcctataaatagagagcTCTCCTAGTAGGAGAAGGGGACACGTATGTTTTTCGATATATTTTACACTTTTTGAGCCCACCTGCTGCAATTTTCACATATTTGCTATTATATTAGCTTAAAGTAGTATTGCAATTTCATACTTAGAACTTTGATTTGTCAATCTCTTTATTGTACACAAAATCGAGCAATAACACTCTCTTCCTCACTCATTTGACGATTTTTACCTTCTAGCACTTATTTCACCACTTTTCACTTTAAATAGGTTGAACACCACATTTTTTGCTCGCATTATTTGTTCCATATGTGCATTTTATGCACGCATCAAATGTGAATAAgttttttgttcaagtttaTTCAATGGTAAATTTCCCTCAAATTTATCCATATATTATGATTTGAAGTTTAAAAGATAAAACGCCATCTAGACATAATAAAATGGGGTAAAGTCCATATTACCCTCTGtgatacataaaatattcaaataaactcctacaaaaaataaaatatcatataaccccctatattttttaaaaaggtgCGCACTACGCCATGATACATTTGAACATGGGTTTTAAGGATCAATGACAAAAATACCTTTTCTGAATCAATAacctatatttaatttgttctaAATTTATGGCTCGGATttcatcatatttataaaaaataaaaatatattatttcaatatatagaCAATTATATACTTTCTTAATGAGAAAAATTCATCCCCCCTTGATATACGAAATGTGAAAAATACCCCTTCTTCAAATGATGGGCTTACCAAATTAGTTGTCATGAcccaacaaattaataattaaattgttcaTCATAGTCTTTTGAACATCTACCcattaaacaattttaaaacaaGGCTACAAACACTACATCAGTTCACATAGCATAGACACCAAATATTGTGGGGGCCCTGAGTGATTGTTACAAcatcttcatttatttatttttaatcttatatatataaatatattattcatttctacattattaaaaaatatacatatgaaCATGGGCAGGAAAATTACCAACAATTTCTaatgttcaagaaaatgtttgaatttgattatattttttaatacgttcaaattcttttgtttgtcAACTTAAGAAAGAAAcctattttctaataattaatattgaatagTCAAGACCCCATGTAAATTCAACTTGTTACATTCATACCTtccattcaaaatatatacaattcaaTATGTTCCATTcccatgtatatatatatatatatacatttataatttaattaaattttatgtgatttatatatattataaatatatgcttTTAATCTAGACCGTTGatcaaatttagtttaatCTAAATCATTGATCttgttaattcaatttaagcTTTAGATTCAGGCATATCCAACGGCTATTAATaagaatgtaaatataattttataattaaaaataaaaaaaaatatctaaaaataacgCGTGAATGGCACAAATTCGCATGAGGGACTTATCTtctttattatgaaaaatacgAGGGAggtaatttactatttttttttacaagggggtaatttgctcatttcgtATAACACAAGGAGGtaatttgcatttaacccattttttaatatatagatatgtatatatttttgtatctatacatacgtatatatctaaatctaattttgttCTCCTCCCATATTTCCACCGTCCGTCCACCTCTCAACTCAAACCTACCACCGTTAGAAAGCCCATTCAACGGTGAGCATTTTGATACCTCACCCATTGTCAATCTCCAAGAAATCAGCGAGTTATgtttatttcttcattcaaAAATTCCTAATTTCCGCCCTCATCTTCTATCGTATTGTTTTCTCCACTGTCCAACCACCTCTCTACTCGAGCCTACCACCAATGGAAAGCCCGCCCGAAGGCGAGCATTTTGACACCCCACCCACCACAAATCTCTTAGCTTTCGACGAGTTATCTCCATGTTGTCGTTCGAAAAACCCTAACCCTCACCCTGGTCTTCTAGCACTCTTCTCTTCGTCGTCCGCTGCACTTTCTCTCCCGATCAACCACCATCTAAAAGCCCAAGTTCAGACAGTCATTTTGCAGCATCACCTATCTCCGATCTCCCCTCCTTCGACAACTTCTCCTCCTTTTTCCAACAGAAGCCATaattcatcttttttctttttatatgtacattgaattatattttaaaaatatgtataatttaataaatatataaatttatatataaatctaaaaatatattataattagaattctggaattatttgaaaagataGGGATAGATTGGTCCTTACAGTAGCAAAATATTTACCTATCCTCATTTTCCGCGCGTGTAGTGCAATTCTAGAGGGGAGTGGGTAATTTGcacctttttaaaaaatacagagtttttttttttttttttttttatcataaggGTCTATTTgaacattttttatatcacatgAGGGTAATATAGATTTTACCCTAATAAAAAGTAAGAACGAAATTCGTCTGCCATATAtctaattgattcaaaaattacTGCCAAAgtcaaattcaaactcatgaTTTTCTTGTGGAAAGCGATAGTCGAAATAAACAGCGAAGACCTTTTAATTGAAGAGaagagatttttattttaaaccttttatgaatttttgtcattacagattaataaaattaactttattaaaacattacataaatatttcaataaattaacaaCATATTGACGCAATCAATATTCAATaacaatataactaaaaagaaaaaattaattatgacaaattcaCAAAATCACATGAAATATGACAAATACTGCCACATCAGACGGATTCTTGAAACCTCATCCTTAACTACTCCGTTCCATATCTTTTTTCCATCACATATTCTATTTCctctttaatttcttctatgttctttttttttggttttctatTTTCGTTATCGTCTAATTTCTCAAATGTggtaatttatgatttatcataatataatacaagaaaaatacatgaaataaccgaataaaattacattgctttttcaagaaagcaaaataaaatataaaacctaatattgtattaaaagaaattaaacacACACGCATCAAGTGTGCTCAGATCGCTACTTCCATATACACCTAGTTTACATAATGGCAAAAAAAGAGTAGACCTCAGAACACACTTCTCTATACAGCAACAAACCACTATTTCCAATCATCAGCACCTAGTTAACAACACTTCTCTACAAACACCCCAAAACCCTCCCACACTCTTGATGGCTTCAATATCTGCAGAAAGGTTAGCATTTCTTCCACTATATCCTCGCACTACTATTATCTAGGCTCAACAATGCTTAGGCCTTTCAGATTCTCTGTTCAGTAAGTTAAATGAAACTCATACAAGGTACAAACAGGTAATCACTAATCAGAGTAGAGAAGTGCAATTAGCTACTCTCTACCTACCTAATAACAATGGTTACAAAGAGTCTCACCGTACTGGTCGACCGTTGATCGCCCCACGCCCTTCAGCATTTGGAAAGAGAAATTGAGGAATGCAGAGATCTTCCACCACAAGAGCTTTATACCTTCACAAGAAACCTCACCAAATGCAATCTGCAGACCTCAGTTGAGAGACTGTCTGGATGAAGAACTTCACTGCCTTCGCAGGAAAAAGTACAGTTGCAGAGGAAATACATAAATTGAAtaacatgtttattttttaaatggaCCTAGGTAGTTACTAatcatatatttgaattactCATTATGCGGCTCATGATCCTTAGGATAAGTGGAAGCATACTACAAATCTACACCTACAAAGATTGCTCTAACATTTAAGTATACAAAATCTGCAACCAATTGCTGGGTCACTAAGCCGTCACGGGTGTAAGTAGTCGCAATACGCTCCCTTTTTGCAATGACCACTTTCAAAGAATTTACATACTCGTTGCCCTTTCAGGAGAGGCCTGGAATATCCACCACCATATGGTTGCCGACCCCATGGAGGCCTGCCCCTCCCAAATCCTGAGTCACTACCTTGATAACCCCGCTCTCTAGGGCTAGTAAACCTTTCACCACCGTATTTGCGTTGGCCATCCCATGGTAGACTCCCATTTATCGAGCTGCAATTTATGTTGGGGTTTACCCAGGCTGTCCCAGGGTTTGAGCCCCAACTGAGGTTTGCCATTCCCTGAGTAGGTCCTCCCAAGACAAGATTTACATTACCCTGAACCGTCACAAGATTAATGTTACCATGCACATTTCCCCAGCCAGGGTCCATAATATCTGACCCAATGGTGGGAGCCATTGTTGTCCCAACCATTTCTTGACTTGTGTTTGGTGCAGCAGGATGAATTTCTGAACCAGCATCCCCCGAATAAACAGGTGCATTAGTTTCTCCCTCACTACTTGCAGATGAATGTACACTTGACCTCCTAAAAGAATCAAAAGCATCAATTGGCAATGGCTCAACGGGTTTACACGGCACTGAGGACTGGGAAGTCAATCGCATCTCCCCAGTGGAGCTCAAGGCATCACTTTTTCGAATATCATGCGTGGCGCTGAAATCCTCAATTGTACTAAAGCAATCATCTTTACAATCCTCCATCAACTCCCTAGCAAACTTCATGGCCGAAGTAGGTGATGGCAAGGCCCCTCGCGATTCCATTGCATCAACTTCGGCCAACAAGTCTGATACTGATTCCTCGCCCAAAGCATCAAACTCAATTGGCTCATTTAAAATTGCCAGCCAATTTGGTATATTTGATGCAGGATGGCTTGGAGAAGCATGAGTAAGGTTGTGACTATCTGAAATTGAAGTAGCAGCGTTCCCAGTTGAAACTTCAGTAGGCTTGGATGAAGATGCAGAGACAAGACCAGAATCCCATTCCTGGACAGATGGTCTTACAGGTGTAGGGGAATATCCACACCATTCATCAGCTACTTCAGGAATTTGCACGCCACCCACCACTAGACTAGAAGCAGTGCTCCAGCTTGGTCCAGAATTTTGCATAGGAAAATTTGTTACCCCAGATTGCTTGGTCTCAGTTGCCTGACCTCCTTGGTCTTCATTGTTAGATCTTGGAGTAGGACTCAGCAGCTCCAGAAAACCAACAGAGTTTTGAACATCCAAAGAGACAGACTGCTGATTTTCAGCAGTACCTGGGGTAGGACTAGGAAGATCCAAGACATCTACTTTCACAGCTAGGTTACTTGAATCAAATGACTTTGATACAGGTGCAGGAACAGACCCAGATTCCATATCATTTGAGCTCaaattaacatttaataatCTCAGTTTGTCTTCAGAAGATAGGCATACTGGGTCCTCATTGTTAGGTTGATTTGGAAGTTCAGGTTCACTGGTCATCCGGCTTGTAGTCAGCCCACTTGAACTCTTTTCTCCATCTTGTGAAGCATGGTTGACCTCCTCGCTCTCTTGGCCACGATCAGGCTGCGGAAGATGCGTATCTGAGCTTGATGAAGGGAGCAGATTACGTGCTTGGACATTGTCAGCACTAGAATTATTATCCTTAAGCAAATCCCAGCAGCGTGGCCTCGAGGAGCCAGACTCATCTGCCCTCACCAGTCCAGTATTATTGTCAGACCAGGCTGCCTCTGTTTGTTTACTATCTCTTTCTGTCCTGCTCGTACTCGCACTAGACCCATGTTCCTGTGATCCTGAAGAAGGTTTATATGACAAATCTGATGTTCTATGGAATAGCCCATTCAGAGCATCAATAAGAAGTAATGAGTCATATTGCTCATGATTTGTCCATATCCTCATATCAGGTGGAAAAAGTCCAGTCGTACTCCATTTCCGCAGCTGCATCATGGAAAATGGTCCTTGAATCTTACCATTAGGATCACGATAGTGCCACAATTTCTCAGTTTCAATATTATTAGACAGTAGTGAGTTTCCCACGCAGGCAGTTGCAGTTGCAGTTGCAGTTGCAGTCTCTAGTCCAGACCTTTGCATGACTTGATCATTCCTTCCACCAATTGCTAACTTAGTGCTGTTGGCTTGATTCATGTGCTTGTCAGAACTATTTGATCCACTAGCATCTGATTTCTCTATCAATCTACTGTGCATCTGGATATATTTCTCTTCTTTACCTgaggaaaataataatacaaatatcgGTCATAAAAAATTGCCATGAAATCAATCTTCCACTGACCTATCTACTCTATTTGCTTTCCAGAATGTCACCTTTTTTATTAGGAGAGAGAGGCTTTCTTCCCTTCCTGGGAAATCCTGAGTAGCTTGGCCTCACATAATCTGCTGCATaataaatgcaaataattaaaaagccTAACTAATGAAGGTCTTAGCAAATGTAGAAAGACATTTAGGGGACAGCAACGTCCCATGACAGAGGTACCTTTAGTACTGTTCTCACAACTTCTGGCATCTTCTTCTGATTCATAATCTGGACTCATTTTTGGATCAGCATGTACCTCTGGCACTTCAGAAAGTCTGCGCTGGCGCTCCTCAGGTGATTTTAGCAGCTGTAGTTTGTCTACATATTCTCTAAGCGTGAAAAGTGTCAAGGACAtccaaaaaatacatgtaaaGTCTAATCTCATACTATCACACCATGTGGGTTGGAGAGATGcatattgtttgaaaatatacGAGAGCCAGAGTAATAAAAAGCTAAAAATGACAAAGGTAGTGCCTATTGAATCATCCACGTTCAACTCAATATGTAACCCCAtggggtttttttttcccttgacatttttcatacaaactgTCAGACAACCTTCACCACATGTTGGAAActacaatataaaatagtgaAGATAGAATGTCATGTAACGGTTCAAGAGGGCTCCAAAATGGACTTTGGCTCGTGGCACATTGTACAGATGAACATGGAAAATGAATAGTAACTTCCATTGGCACTCCTTGTTCAATTCGACTTCAACAgaccaaaatatcaattacaacCTTCTCTTAAATTGATGAATAGGTAATCATGTCAGCAAGTCTTGAAGTCATAGGGAATATGTTCTATGTGGTGtacattttgagaaaaatgaggCTAATAAGCAAGTTCAACTTTGAATCCAGAAAATGAATGTTTAGGTACAGGAAATTGACTTTTTGTTCATCCAGGTAAAGGCAGTATGTTTCCTTTTGTAAACTCAGGGCATCAAATATTTCCATGTGTTCAACAAACGAGATAGTTACAACATAAAGGATATTCTTTCTTACGCCCCTTCTCGCTAGCTCGATCTCGAAGATGATTCAGCCGCAATATCTCTGCCTCCAGCCACTGTACTTAGAATAACAGACATCAAACTCAGAACTATAAAAGTCACATCTATGAGACTTCagagttgaaaaataatttatcttttctctTGCTTCTGTAGGGGCCTGCAGAACTGCcatcttgaaaaaaaatccgAGGCCGGTGCCtaatactaaatttaattcatgCACGAGACCTAACAACTTACATCATTGATCCTGACTGGTTGGAGTGCCATAGCTTTCTTTTGTACCTCGCCCTGTAACCAAGCGCAAACAAGTCATACAATGATATCTTAGTTCTCAAATTTGAAACAATGCACAAAAAGGACGTACAACAGTGAACTGTTTCACAAGTCCGCATCTAATGCTTTGACGTAACCGTCTGCATTCATCctgaattcaaaataaactaTTAGACGACCACATGGAGTATTCAAAGAAATAGATAAAGATGTGCATCAGTTGTGCAATCAAATTGAGCTAGCATTGCATAGTGGATTTGTTTTCTAGTACATGTGTCCTCATGACCAATTCAATAAAAGACTGCATATTGGcattttatatcataatattatGATGGCAAACTCAATTTCACCTGTCATATATTCACACCTAATACCTATATAATATTAagcaaattatacaaaaaattacttgaCTGTGAATTTTGAACACATGATCTTGATAATGCAATTACCTTTTGCAGCACAAGAATTACATTATTTCTCAAGCAAGATATTCATCTCAGTCTTAAGCTCAACAGCAAGGAAATATTGGTATAAGGCAACAAGTTGTgctcaaaaaatgaaaaagttgtGCAATACtaaagatcaaataaatacatCCTTTGGTTGAGAGAACAGCACAAAATGTCATgcattacaaataataatcaaaGGATAAAGGCAATAAGAATTTCTTTCAGAGTTTAGAAAAAGGAGAAGCAAGTTTCTACTACTACAACTACTACTTAGGGTTACATACTAGTTTTGcttacatattaaataacatCACATGACAGTAAAGTTACTTTCTATTAAAGTCAACCAAAAGCCACACATATAAGTTAAGAATCTGATGAATTCTTGTCTCTAGTTACCTCAGTAAACTCTTGATTTGAAATGGCATCAATTGATACAACCTCTGTCTTgtctaaatttaaaacttcaaGCATGACATCTGCTGTCCGGTCACCAATTTTATAGGGCTCAGCCACCTTACTAATCCCTGAATAACAGATACAAATATGAAGGGATTAAGGACATTAATGAACTAATGATCTGGCATCAGAGGTTAAAGCTACATATGAAGGAACAGAAGGAAGAAGCTAAAGCATGACATTTGACAAATGTATGCACTATACCTACAACTTGAACAAGCCGGTAAACATCTGGCTTCTGATCGATATTTGATATTCTAATTCTCACAATCGACCCAATGACCTTATCATTGAAGTTCTTATCCTCAACAAGATGCTCCATCAGGTTTCGTCGCAAATAGATCAAATTAATGTTATGGACATCAATTGCAGCATATTCATTTAAATCATTCTGGGGTGCTGCTTTCTCCTCACTCTTTTTACGCGCTTTTCGCTTTCTACTGTTACTTGGCATCGGTGAATCATAAATATTTCCATCAACATCCATGTCACTTGCAACAGAACCAACAAATCCAGCtggaataaaagaattattctGAGAATCCTCCTTTATGAGAAAGTGATACTCGAGAAGCTTTAACATTTCAATATGACCCACACGTGgttttccaaataaatttttcagcCTTGGATCACATATGATTTGACTCTTCCTACGAGGATCCCGAAGGTTGTTTCTCTTTATATATTCAAGCAAAAGTGTTTGGACATCAAATTGAGATATAGCAGATGTATCACCATGCTTCATGTGTGCAACAAACTCCAAGAGGTCTTTAGATGCCCATTCAGTAATACAGTCAACTGATGGCTTGTCTGACTCTTCGCTATTTGTAGTTTTGCAGATGCATGGCTTCTCGCTATCTTTGACAATGTTGGAATAGTCTTGCTTTTTCTCAGTGCTTGGCTTGTAAGTGGCTTCCTTAATGCCTTGCTCATCAGTGGCTTTGTTAATACTTGACTCATCAGTGACTTCATCCATGTTCTGTTTTACTGTGTCTAGGCTATGACTTGGCCCATTTTCCACCTTGTCCCTATTTAGTTTTGCCCCATGGTTATCAATGCTTGATACTGCTGTTGCCAACCCATCACTCTGCGGCAAATTAATCTCTATATGTGGCTTATTCAACTCCAAATGTTCGGTACTCTTGTATGAAATAGAAACCTTTCCATCAACTGCAGTATGAAGCACGTCACTTAACTGGGGCTTGCAGGCTACAGCAGCCACTTCTTTCCAGGGCTTTTTAGCTTGAGTGAGCTCAGTCAGAGTCAATGATAACTTCTCTTTCAAGTATACCCAGTACACCTTGAAGAGATACTCCCAGCTACTTTTGTCATCAAAATCCACTTGGACCTGTATAAATAATCCCAGACTGTCGGCATAAATTACAATCTTTACATAATATCCAAAGGCAACAAAGTGAGATTTCAAGCCAGACTACAATTTCCATCCACATTCTAATTACAACAAGGAAGACTTACTGTGATTTAAAAATGATACCAAGGACTTCCAACTCAAAGGGTttgatattattcattttaacaAGAGACCTGGTCCTAAAGGTCAGAACCTTCATGATAAATGTCTGTTTTCTTGTTCTCTGTTCACATCATTTGCAGGAATCAAACTATGCTTCAAATATGGGGAAATGCAAACCAACCGCAGCAACATAAAATATGGCTAGCCTACTGCATAGTAATGAGAAGAGAATTCCATTACTCTCAGAGAAGCTTCTCTCTGATGTTTGGATGAAGCCAGATGATACGAAGGCTAGGAAGAAAGAAGACAGATTTAGAcaacaaatatttgataagCATGCCCAAAAAAGACTGGGCAGTGAAAGACGTATGCTCCTTTCTCCTTTACATGTTTAGATGTTTACCAATAGAGTGGGTCCCATTATAATTTCCATGAGaagaacttaaaaaaaataaatggcaTTTAATGCAAATCCAGCAAAATATTGAAGTCACAAACTCAATTTGAACCACATTCAACTGagatatatattctttttttttatttcttttccatACAAATAGCAT includes the following:
- the LOC105171107 gene encoding zinc finger CCCH domain-containing protein 44-like isoform X2, whose protein sequence is MENIETLLAAVAQTQGFDDDEPVASTAAEVGLEGSESSPVVRGEISGLQLTGEVSGDARPSAVVDTPPPAQNPAFLAVGHVIGAGERRKRGRPPKGQIAAKPPPPKRKKQEDEEEDVCFICFDGGSLVLCDRKGCPKAYHPACIKRDEAFFKSKAKWTCGWHICSVCRKASHYMCYTCTYSLCKGCTKDADYLCVRGNKGFCSTCMKTIMLIENKDKANNESVQVDFDDKSSWEYLFKVYWVYLKEKLSLTLTELTQAKKPWKEVAAVACKPQLSDVLHTAVDGKVSISYKSTEHLELNKPHIEINLPQSDGLATAVSSIDNHGAKLNRDKVENGPSHSLDTVKQNMDEVTDESSINKATDEQGIKEATYKPSTEKKQDYSNIVKDSEKPCICKTTNSEESDKPSVDCITEWASKDLLEFVAHMKHGDTSAISQFDVQTLLLEYIKRNNLRDPRRKSQIICDPRLKNLFGKPRVGHIEMLKLLEYHFLIKEDSQNNSFIPAGFVGSVASDMDVDGNIYDSPMPSNSRKRKARKKSEEKAAPQNDLNEYAAIDVHNINLIYLRRNLMEHLVEDKNFNDKVIGSIVRIRISNIDQKPDVYRLVQVVGISKVAEPYKIGDRTADVMLEVLNLDKTEVVSIDAISNQEFTEDECRRLRQSIRCGLVKQFTVGEVQKKAMALQPVRINDWLEAEILRLNHLRDRASEKGRKKELREYVDKLQLLKSPEERQRRLSEVPEVHADPKMSPDYESEEDARSCENSTKADYVRPSYSGFPRKGRKPLSPNKKGKEEKYIQMHSRLIEKSDASGSNSSDKHMNQANSTKLAIGGRNDQVMQRSGLETATATATATACVGNSLLSNNIETEKLWHYRDPNGKIQGPFSMMQLRKWSTTGLFPPDMRIWTNHEQYDSLLLIDALNGLFHRTSDLSYKPSSGSQEHGSSASTSRTERDSKQTEAAWSDNNTGLVRADESGSSRPRCWDLLKDNNSSADNVQARNLLPSSSSDTHLPQPDRGQESEEVNHASQDGEKSSSGLTTSRMTSEPELPNQPNNEDPVCLSSEDKLRLLNVNLSSNDMESGSVPAPVSKSFDSSNLAVKVDVLDLPSPTPGTAENQQSVSLDVQNSVGFLELLSPTPRSNNEDQGGQATETKQSGVTNFPMQNSGPSWSTASSLVVGGVQIPEVADEWCGYSPTPVRPSVQEWDSGLVSASSSKPTEVSTGNAATSISDSHNLTHASPSHPASNIPNWLAILNEPIEFDALGEESVSDLLAEVDAMESRGALPSPTSAMKFARELMEDCKDDCFSTIEDFSATHDIRKSDALSSTGEMRLTSQSSVPCKPVEPLPIDAFDSFRRSSVHSSASSEGETNAPVYSGDAGSEIHPAAPNTSQEMVGTTMAPTIGSDIMDPGWGNVHGNINLVTVQGNVNLVLGGPTQGMANLSWGSNPGTAWVNPNINCSSINGSLPWDGQRKYGGERFTSPRERGYQGSDSGFGRGRPPWGRQPYGGGYSRPLLKGQRVCKFFESGHCKKGAYCDYLHP
- the LOC105171107 gene encoding zinc finger CCCH domain-containing protein 44-like isoform X3: MENIETLLAAVAQTQGFDDDEPVASTAAEVGLEGSESSPVVRGEISGLQLTGEVSGDARPSAVVDTPPPAQNPAFLAVGHVIGAGERRKRGRPPKGQIAAKPPPPKRKKQEDEEEDVCFICFDGGSLVLCDRKGCPKAYHPACIKRDEAFFKSKAKWTCGWHICSVCRKASHYMCYTCTYSLCKGCTKDADYLCVRGNKGFCSTCMKTIMLIENKDKANNESVQVDFDDKSSWEYLFKVYWVYLKEKLSLTLTELTQAKKPWKEVAAVACKPQLSDVLHTAVDGKVSISYKSTEHLELNKPHIEINLPQSDGLATAVSSIDNHGAKLNRDKVENGPSHSLDTVKQNMDEVTDESSINKATDEQGIKEATYKPSTEKKQDYSNIVKDSEKPCICKTTNSEESDKPSVDCITEWASKDLLEFVAHMKHGDTSAISQFDVQTLLLEYIKRNNLRDPRRKSQIICDPRLKNLFGKPRVGHIEMLKLLEYHFLIKEDSQNNSFIPAGFVGSVASDMDVDGNIYDSPMPSNSRKRKARKKSEEKAAPQNDLNEYAAIDVHNINLIYLRRNLMEHLVEDKNFNDKVIGSIVRIRISNIDQKPDVYRLVQVVGISKVAEPYKIGDRTADVMLEVLNLDKTEVVSIDAISNQEFTEDECRRLRQSIRCGLVKQFTVGEVQKKAMALQPVRINDWLEAEILRLNHLRDRASEKGRKKELREYVDKLQLLKSPEERQRRLSEVPEVHADPKMSPDYESEEDARSCENSTKDYVRPSYSGFPRKGRKPLSPNKKGKEEKYIQMHSRLIEKSDASGSNSSDKHMNQANSTKLAIGGRNDQVMQRSGLETATATATATACVGNSLLSNNIETEKLWHYRDPNGKIQGPFSMMQLRKWSTTGLFPPDMRIWTNHEQYDSLLLIDALNGLFHRTSDLSYKPSSGSQEHGSSASTSRTERDSKQTEAAWSDNNTGLVRADESGSSRPRCWDLLKDNNSSADNVQARNLLPSSSSDTHLPQPDRGQESEEVNHASQDGEKSSSGLTTSRMTSEPELPNQPNNEDPVCLSSEDKLRLLNVNLSSNDMESGSVPAPVSKSFDSSNLAVKVDVLDLPSPTPGTAENQQSVSLDVQNSVGFLELLSPTPRSNNEDQGGQATETKQSGVTNFPMQNSGPSWSTASSLVVGGVQIPEVADEWCGYSPTPVRPSVQEWDSGLVSASSSKPTEVSTGNAATSISDSHNLTHASPSHPASNIPNWLAILNEPIEFDALGEESVSDLLAEVDAMESRGALPSPTSAMKFARELMEDCKDDCFSTIEDFSATHDIRKSDALSSTGEMRLTSQSSVPCKPVEPLPIDAFDSFRRSSVHSSASSEGETNAPVYSGDAGSEIHPAAPNTSQEMVGTTMAPTIGSDIMDPGWGNVHGNINLVTVQGNVNLVLGGPTQGMANLSWGSNPGTAWVNPNINCSSINGSLPWDGQRKYGGERFTSPRERGYQGSDSGFGRGRPPWGRQPYGGGYSRPLLKGQRVCKFFESGHCKKGAYCDYLHP